DNA from Streptomyces sp. NBC_01260:
GCGTCCTCGACGGCGCGGCACAGGGCCTCGATGAACGCGGTGTTGCCGCTCATGTGGTGGGCGCGGTAGTAGAGCACCGCGATGGTGGGGCCGTCCAGCTCGCGGGACGTGCGCTCCAGGGGGCCCCAGGAGGGGGCCGGGGCGGGCGGTTCGAAGCCGTGGCCGGTGAGCAGGACGGTGTCGGACAGGAAGCGGGCGAGCTGCTCCAGGTTGGCGGGGCCGCCGTGTGCGAGGTAGGCGTGGGCCTCGGCGGCGATACCGATCGGAACGGTGGAGGCGGCCATCAGCTGGGCGTCGGGGGCCTGTTCTCCGGTGAGGACGACGACGGGGCGCCCGGTGGCGAGGACACGGTCGAGGCCGTCCTGCCAGGCGCGGACGCCGCCGAGAAGGCGTACGACGACCAGGTCGGTGCCGTCCAGGAGCTGGGGAAGGTCCTGGAGCGGGAGCCGGGAGGGGTTCGCGTAGCGGTAGGCGACCGGGCCGTTGGAGGCGCGGGCGCTGAGCAGGTCGGTGTCTGACGTCGACAGGAGCAGGATCATGCGGCGTCTGGCCTTCCTCGGGGTATCCACGCCCCGGGCAGTGTCGGAATGGGACTCCCCTGCTCGAACGGGTTCGAGCGTTCGGGGAAGGGAGTTCCTGACTCACCCGGCCGGTGGGGCCGGGATCACAGTGGCGGGACCGCGCCGGAATCGCACCGGGCTTCCTCCCCTGTCGCCGTCTGTGGCGACGACGGGCCGGATGGCCCGTCGCTAGGCATAGTAAGGGGCGCTCAAGAACTGGGAGGCATACGTATCTGATGAGATGGTCGGTATGCTCGCCGCCATGCCCCCGCCAGCCACTTTGCCCGCGCCCACAGGAGACGCGTCTCCCCGTGACCGCGGTGACGCCTGCCCCGGGGCGCTGCGGCTGCACCAGGCGGACGACGGTGCGCTGGCCCGCGTCCGGGTCCCCGGTGGCGTACTGACCACGGCGCAGGCCGACGTGCTGCGGGAGTTGGCGGATCGCCTGGGCGATGGTGAGCTGCATCTCACTTCACGCGGCAATGTACAGCTGCGCGGTCTGCGGCCGGACTGCGGCAGCGAACTGAGCTCCCGCATGGGTGAGTCGGGGCTGCTGCCCTCCGGGCGCCACGAGCGCGTCCGCAATATCGTGGCGTCCCCGCTCTCCGGGCTCGACGGCCGGGGAGAGCGGGACATCCGCCCCTGGCTGTCCGCGTTGGACGAGCTGTTGTGCGCGAGCGACACGGCGGCCGGTCTGTCCGGCCGGTTTCTGTTCGCGCTCGACGACGGCCGCGGCGATGTGGACCAGCTCGGCGCCGATGTGACCCTGATGGCGCGGCGGGACGGGGAGGCGGCTCTGCGGATCGGCCCGGCCGAATCCGTTCTGCGCGTCCCTGGCGCACGCGCTCCGCAGGCCGCGCTCATCGCCGCCGAGACCTTCCTGGACATGGCGCGCGGCTCCGGCGTCTGGCGGGTGACGGATCTGCACGCGGACGGCACGATCCTCCAGGACCGGCTGGCCGGGCGGTTGCGACAGGCCGGAATCCGCTCCGCGTGCACCGCCGGACCCGTGCGCCCGCCGGAAACCGCTGCGCCTGCTCCCGGCATCGTGAACGGCCCGCACGATACGGTCGCGCTGTCCGCCGGCGTTCCCCTGGGACGCATCGGCGCCGAGCAGTGGCAGGCGCTGACGAGCACCGCCCGGCACCGGGGCGGTGGCGAACTGAGGCTGACCCCTTGGCGCGGCGTCGTCGTACCAGGACTGGAGCGGGCGCAGGCCCCAGCGGCGCTGGACCGTCTGGGGACCGCCGGCCTGATCATCGGGCCCCACTCCCCCTGGACCGGGGTGGGGGCCTGCATCGGGCGTCCCGGCTGCGCCAAGTCCCTGGCCGATGTCCGGGCCGAGGCGACAGCGACCCTGGGGCCCGTGGGGGCGCTGCCGGTGTACTGGTCGGGGTGCGAACGCCGGTGCGGTCATCCGCGGGGCGAATGGGTCGACGTCCTCGCCACCCCGGACGGATACCGGGTCTCCCTGGTGCGCGGCGACGAACGGCGCGCCCCGCTGGCCGTCCCCGACAGCCCGTCAGCGCTCGCCGCCGCCGTGACGGCGGCCCGGGGCGGCCTCGGCTGACAGCGCCCTGCCCGGCACCACGACGCCTGACCGTTCCACGCCCCATCCACCCTTTCCACGCCCGAAGAAGAGAGCGACAGCACTGTGCACCAGTACGAGAAGGACGGACCGGCCATCTATCGCCAGTCCTTCGCCACGATCCGCGCGGAGGCCGATCTGTCGGGACTGCCCGCCGATGTGAGCCAGGTGGCGGTCCGGATGATCCACGCCTGCGGCATGGTCGACCTCGTACGCGATCTGGCCTTCACCCCGGACGTGGTGACCCGTGCCCGTGAAGCCCTGCGGGCCGGCGCGCCCATCCTGTGCGACGTGGCCATGGTCGCCAGCGGTGTCACCCGCAGGCGGCTGCCCGCCGGCAACGAGGTCGTGTGCACCCTGTCCGACCCGGCGGTCCCGGGTCTCGCGGCGGAGCTGGGCACCACCCGCAGCGCGGCCGCCCTGGAGCTGTGGCGCGACCGGCTGGACGGCGCGGTCGTCGCCGTCGGCAACGCGCCCACCGCGCTGTTCCGGCTGCTCGAACTGATCGAGGAGGGCGCACCGCGGCCCGCCGCCGTCATCGGGGTGCCGGTCGGCTTCATCGGCGCCGCCGAGTCCAAGGACGCCCTGGCCGCGCACCCGTCCGGGCTCGATCATCTGATCGTGCGCGGTCGGCGCGGCGGCAGCGCCATCGCGGCCGCCGCCCTGAACGCGATCGCCAGCGAGGAGGAGTGAGCGTGAGCGAGCAGAAGAACGGCCGGCTGTACGGAGTCGGGCTCGGACCCGGCGATCCGGCCCTGATGACCGTACGAGCCGTGCAAGTCATCGCTGAAGCCGATGTCGTCGCCTATCACAGCGCCCGGCACGGACGGTCGATCGCCCGGTCCATCGCGGCCGGGCACATCCGCTCCGACCACCTCGAAGAGGCGCTGGTCTACCCGGTCACGACGGAGACCACCGACCATCCGGGCGGATACCGGGGCGCGATGGACGACTTCTACACCGAGGCGGCAGCCCGCCTGGCGGTCCACCTCGACGCGGGGCGCACGGTCGCTGTGCTCGCCGAGGGCGACCCGCTCTTCTACGGCTCCTACATGCACATGCACAAGCGGCTCGCCGACCGCTACCCCACCGAAGTGATCCCCGGGGTCACCTCGGTCAGTGCTGCGGCCGCCCGGCTCGGCACCCCGCTCGCCGAGGGCGAGGAGGTGCTGACCATCCTGCCCGGAACCCTGCCGGAGGAGGAGCTCACCGCTCGTCTGGCGTCCACGGACGCCGCGGTGGTGATGAAACTGGGCCGCACGTTCCCCGCTGTGCGCCGTGCCTTCGACGCGTCGGGGCGGCTGCCCGAGGCGCACTACGTCGAGCGCGCCACGATGGCCGGGGAGCGTACGGGCGACCTGGCCGGGATCGATCCCGGCTCCGTGCCGTACTTCGCGGTCGCGGTGCTGCCCAGCAGGATCGACGCGCCACGTCCCGAGGGCGCTGCGGACGGCGGCGAGGTCGTGGTGGTCGGCACCGGCCCCGCCGGACCGCTGTGGCTCACTCCCGAGACCCGCGGGGCGCTGGCCGCCGCCGACGACCTGGTCGGCTACGTCACCTACCTGGACCGGGTGCCGGTCCGGCCGGGACAGTCGCGGCACGGCTCCGACAACAAGGCCGAGTCGGAGCGCGCCGAATTCGCCCTGGACCTGGCGCGCCGCGGACGGCGCGTGGCTGTGGTGTCCGGCGGCGACCCCGGCGTCTTCGCCATGGCGACGGCCGTACTGGAGGTGGCCTCCCAGGAGCGGTACGCGGACGTGCCGGTGCGGGTCCTGCCGGGGGTGACGGCAGCCAACGCGGCCGCCGCCCGGGTGGGGGCACCGCTGGGCCACGACTACGCCACGATCTCGCTCTCGGACCGGCTCAAGCCGTGGGAGGTCATCGCGGAGCGGTTGCGGGCCGCGGCCTCGGCGGACCTGGTGCTCGCGCTGTACAACCCCGGT
Protein-coding regions in this window:
- the cobG gene encoding precorrin-3B synthase, translated to MLAAMPPPATLPAPTGDASPRDRGDACPGALRLHQADDGALARVRVPGGVLTTAQADVLRELADRLGDGELHLTSRGNVQLRGLRPDCGSELSSRMGESGLLPSGRHERVRNIVASPLSGLDGRGERDIRPWLSALDELLCASDTAAGLSGRFLFALDDGRGDVDQLGADVTLMARRDGEAALRIGPAESVLRVPGARAPQAALIAAETFLDMARGSGVWRVTDLHADGTILQDRLAGRLRQAGIRSACTAGPVRPPETAAPAPGIVNGPHDTVALSAGVPLGRIGAEQWQALTSTARHRGGGELRLTPWRGVVVPGLERAQAPAALDRLGTAGLIIGPHSPWTGVGACIGRPGCAKSLADVRAEATATLGPVGALPVYWSGCERRCGHPRGEWVDVLATPDGYRVSLVRGDERRAPLAVPDSPSALAAAVTAARGGLG
- a CDS encoding precorrin-8X methylmutase yields the protein MHQYEKDGPAIYRQSFATIRAEADLSGLPADVSQVAVRMIHACGMVDLVRDLAFTPDVVTRAREALRAGAPILCDVAMVASGVTRRRLPAGNEVVCTLSDPAVPGLAAELGTTRSAAALELWRDRLDGAVVAVGNAPTALFRLLELIEEGAPRPAAVIGVPVGFIGAAESKDALAAHPSGLDHLIVRGRRGGSAIAAAALNAIASEEE
- a CDS encoding precorrin-2 C(20)-methyltransferase is translated as MSVSEQKNGRLYGVGLGPGDPALMTVRAVQVIAEADVVAYHSARHGRSIARSIAAGHIRSDHLEEALVYPVTTETTDHPGGYRGAMDDFYTEAAARLAVHLDAGRTVAVLAEGDPLFYGSYMHMHKRLADRYPTEVIPGVTSVSAAAARLGTPLAEGEEVLTILPGTLPEEELTARLASTDAAVVMKLGRTFPAVRRAFDASGRLPEAHYVERATMAGERTGDLAGIDPGSVPYFAVAVLPSRIDAPRPEGAADGGEVVVVGTGPAGPLWLTPETRGALAAADDLVGYVTYLDRVPVRPGQSRHGSDNKAESERAEFALDLARRGRRVAVVSGGDPGVFAMATAVLEVASQERYADVPVRVLPGVTAANAAAARVGAPLGHDYATISLSDRLKPWEVIAERLRAAASADLVLALYNPGSRSRTWQVGKARELLLEHRSPDTPVVLGRDVGGPAESVRTVRLADLDPAEVDMRTILIVGSSQTRWVRRGDGQQIVWTPRRYPEG